The following coding sequences are from one Arcobacter nitrofigilis DSM 7299 window:
- a CDS encoding SCO family protein has product MSKKKKFFGLIIIIILLATIFSTALPILYSNDKAGKVNKEIQNIHFDFLKNETKEYVLLFFGYAGCDNICPPALSAISQIYNKLDKKQFSFYFINLQPNIFKDEVDPFAKAFNKDFKGIYLDNKKLIDITTKLQVKYSPINSIDVDHTGFLYLLEKSDNDMYKQKFIYTARPFDIEYISNDLNTIKRANND; this is encoded by the coding sequence ATGTCAAAGAAAAAGAAGTTTTTTGGTTTAATTATTATTATTATTCTTCTAGCAACTATTTTTTCAACAGCCTTACCAATACTTTATTCTAATGATAAAGCAGGGAAGGTAAATAAAGAAATTCAAAATATACATTTTGATTTTTTAAAAAATGAAACTAAAGAGTATGTACTCCTATTCTTTGGTTATGCAGGTTGTGATAATATTTGTCCTCCAGCATTAAGTGCGATAAGTCAAATATATAATAAGTTAGATAAAAAACAATTCAGTTTTTATTTTATAAATCTACAGCCCAATATATTTAAAGATGAGGTGGATCCTTTTGCTAAGGCTTTTAATAAAGACTTCAAAGGAATCTATTTAGACAATAAAAAACTAATTGACATAACAACAAAACTTCAAGTAAAATATTCACCTATAAATAGTATTGATGTGGACCATACAGGTTTTTTATATCTATTAGAAAAAAGTGATAATGATATGTATAAACAAAAATTTATCTATACTGCAAGACCATTTGATATTGAATATATATCAAATGATTTAAATACAATAAAAAGGGCTAACAATGATTAA
- the rpsB gene encoding 30S ribosomal protein S2, with the protein MVTMKDLLECGVHFGHQTRRWNPKMKKYIFGVRKNIYIIDLQKTLRYFRYTYTLIRDAAAEGQTMMFVGTKKQASQAVKDAAISCGMPYVNHRWLGGMLTNYGTIKKSIRKLEIIKKMREEGQLDLLTKKEALMLSRKEEKLELYLGGIKDMTKLPDMMFVLDAVKEKIAIAEARRLGITVVAPLDTNCDPDVVDWPIPGNDDAIRSIQLFCTEMAAAMNEGKAAYAEANGEVVEETEPASSEEVAEVVAEAVAEGESEVVETEEV; encoded by the coding sequence ATGGTTACAATGAAAGACCTATTAGAATGTGGTGTACACTTCGGACACCAAACGAGAAGATGGAATCCAAAAATGAAAAAATATATTTTTGGTGTAAGAAAAAATATCTATATTATAGATTTACAAAAAACTTTAAGATACTTCAGATATACATATACTCTTATTAGAGATGCTGCTGCTGAAGGTCAAACAATGATGTTTGTTGGTACTAAAAAACAAGCTAGTCAAGCGGTTAAAGATGCTGCTATCTCTTGTGGTATGCCTTACGTTAACCATAGATGGTTAGGTGGGATGTTAACAAACTACGGAACAATTAAAAAATCAATTAGAAAATTAGAAATTATTAAAAAAATGAGAGAAGAAGGTCAACTAGATCTTTTAACTAAAAAAGAAGCTTTAATGCTTTCAAGAAAAGAAGAAAAATTAGAATTATATCTTGGTGGTATCAAAGATATGACTAAACTACCTGATATGATGTTTGTACTTGATGCAGTTAAAGAAAAAATTGCTATTGCAGAAGCTAGAAGATTAGGAATTACAGTAGTTGCTCCTTTAGATACAAACTGTGATCCAGACGTAGTTGATTGGCCAATTCCAGGAAATGATGATGCGATTAGATCAATTCAATTATTTTGTACTGAAATGGCTGCTGCTATGAATGAAGGTAAAGCTGCATATGCTGAAGCTAATGGTGAAGTTGTTGAAGAAACTGAACCTGCATCA